The genome window GGGAATATGGCTAAGTGCACTATATGTGGGATTAGGGAAGCCTTTTACGCTAGGCTTTATTCAGGTGAGAGGCTCTGTATTAAATGCTTCATTGAGTCTATTGAGGATAAGGTTAGGGCGACTATATCCAAATATAAGATGTTTGAGTTCAATGATAGAATAGCTGTTGCTGTGTCTGGTGGAAAAGATAGTCTCAGTCTTCTTCACATATTAGCGAAGATTGAGAGGGATTTCCCAAAAGCTTCATTATGCGCCATAACAGTTGATGAGGGGATAGAGGGCTATAGGGATGAAGCCATAAGAATAGCTGTGGAAAACTGTAAGGAACTAGGTGTAGAACATCATATAATATCATTTAAGGATATCTATGGTTATACTCTTGACGATGTTGTCAAACAGGCAAGGAGTAAGGGGAGTGAACTGACACCCTGCTCGTACTGCGGCGTTTTAAGGAGGAGAGCATTAAATATACTGGCGAGAAGAGTCAATGCAACCAAGATTGCTACAGCGCATAATCTTGATGATGAAATACAAACTTTTATGCTCAATATAATTCATGGGGATACCCTGAGAA of Candidatus Bathyarchaeia archaeon contains these proteins:
- a CDS encoding TIGR00269 family protein: MAKCTICGIREAFYARLYSGERLCIKCFIESIEDKVRATISKYKMFEFNDRIAVAVSGGKDSLSLLHILAKIERDFPKASLCAITVDEGIEGYRDEAIRIAVENCKELGVEHHIISFKDIYGYTLDDVVKQARSKGSELTPCSYCGVLRRRALNILARRVNATKIATAHNLDDEIQTFMLNIIHGDTLRIFRTGPIFNEVEPGLVPRVKPLCEVLEKEVTLYAYLKGIRFQENPCPYAGEALRNDVRNMLNRLEEKHPGTKYKIYGSAERIRGFIEDKPFKINLNQCRICGEPTISEVCQVCLLLKDMQ